GACCAAGCGCGCGACCGTCGAGCAGGGCGGCACGATGGAGTGGATCGACGGGAACATCGGCTCCAAGGTGACGATGAAGTACCCGGCGGTCTACCTCATGGGCGAGCACGCCCGCGGCGAGACCCTGTCCATCGCCTTCGCCGGCGAGGGCCAGCACCAGGACACCGGCTCGAAGATGGTCCACATGGCGCCGCGCACGTCCTCCTCGATCGTGTCGAAGTCGGTCGCCCGCGGCGGTGGCCGCGCCTCCTACCGCGGCCTGGTCCAGGTGCTCGAGGGGGCGGCGCAGTCGAAGTCGACCGTCCTGTGCGACGCGCTGCTCGTCGACCTCATCTCGCGCTCGGACACCTACCCGTACGTCGACGTCCGCGTCGACGACGTCGAGATGGGCCACGAGGCCACCGTCTCCAAGGTCAGCGCCGACCAGCTCTTCTACCTCATGTCGCGCGGCATGGAGGAGCCCGAGGCGATGGCGATGATCGTCCGCGGCTTCGTCGAGCCGATCGCGCGCGAGCTGCCCATGGAGTACGCCCTCGAGCTCAACCGCCTCATCGAGCTGCAGATGGAAGGGGCGGTGGGCTGATGACCGCGACGACCGACACCACCAAGGGAACGACTGACGACCAGATGAAGACCGACCACTCCCGCGCCACCACGGACGCCGCCCACACCCACGGCGGCGGCACCGTCCCGGAGTCCTCCCGCGCCGACCGCGCCACCTCCTTCGAGCTCGCCGACTTCGCCGTGCCCACCGGGCGCGAGGAGGACTGGCGCTTCTCGCCCGTCGACCGCCTCCAGGGCTTCTTCGCCGGTGCGCTCGACGGCGCCTCGCCCGACGTCACCGTCGAGGCCGCCGACGGCGTCCTCGTCGAGCGCGTGGGCCGCGAGGACTCCCGCCTCGGCCAGGTCGGCGCCCCCGGCGACCGCGCCGCGGCCGCCGCCTGGACGTCCTTCACCGAGGCCCTCGTCGTCACCGTGCCGCGGGGCCACGCGGCGGGTGCGCCGACGATGGTCACGGTCAGCGGGACCGGCGCGCAGGGCGTCGCCGCGCAGCACGTCCTCGTGCGCGCCGAGGAGAGCAGCGAGGCGATCGTCGTCCTGGACCACCGGGGCTCCGCGAGCCTCGCCCAGACCGTCGAGATCGACGTCGAGGCCAACGCGCGCCTCACCCTCGTCAGCGTCCAGGACTGGGAGGACGGTGCGCTGCACCTGTCCTCGCACCGCTCGCGCCTCGGCCAGGACGCCAACCTCAAGCACATCGTCGTCACCCTCGGCGGCGACGTCGTGCGCGTGACCCCGGACGCCTCCCTCGGGGCCCCCGGCGGCAACGTCGAGATGCTCGGTCTGTACTTCACCGACGCCGGCCAGCACCAGGAGCACCGCCTGTTCGTCGACCACGTGGCGCCGAACTGCGTCTCGCGGGTCACCTACAAGGGCGCGCTGCAGGGGCAGGACGCGCACTCCGTGTGGATCGGTGACGTCCTCATCCGGGCGGCCGCCGAGGGCACCGACACCTACGAGCTCAACCGCAACCTCGTCCTCACCGAGGGCGCGCGCGCCGACTCGGTGCCGAACCTCGAGATCGAGACCGGCGAGATCGAGGGTGCCGGGCACGCCAGCGCCACCGGGCGCTTCGACGACGAGCAGCTGTTCTACCTGCGCTCGCGCGGCGTCCCGGAGGCCGAGGCCCGCCGCCTCGTCGTCCGCGGCTTCTTCGCCGAGCTCATCGCGCAGATCGGTGTCCCGGTCGTCTCCGAGCGGCTCATGAAGGCCATCGAGGCCGAGCTCGACCGCACGATGGAGCACGCGACCGCATGAGCGCCCAGTACGTGTGCGACACCGGGGACCTCGAGCCCGGTGAGGTGATGCGCGTGGACATCGAGGACGCCGACGGACGGCCCGTCCCGGTGGCGATCGTCCGCGACACCGACGGCGAGTACCACGCCATCTCCGACACCTGCTCCCACGGCCAGGTGAGCCTCTCGGACGGGGAGGTGGAGGACGGCGCGATCGAGTGCTGGCTCCACGGGTCGAGCTTCGACCTGCGCACCGGCAAGCCGACGAGCCTGCCGGCCACCCAGCCCGTGCCGGTCTACCCCGTCTCCGTCCAGGGCGACTCCGTGCTCGTCGACGTCACCACGACCGTCGCAGCCAACGCCTGACCCCCTGACACACCTTTTAAGGAAGAGAACACGAATGTCCACGCTTGAGATCAAGAACCTCCACGTCAACGTCGAGACCAACGACGGCCCGAAGCAGATCCTCAAGGGCGCGACCCTCACCATCAACAGCGGTGAGATCCACG
Above is a genomic segment from Georgenia wutianyii containing:
- a CDS encoding non-heme iron oxygenase ferredoxin subunit, whose protein sequence is MSAQYVCDTGDLEPGEVMRVDIEDADGRPVPVAIVRDTDGEYHAISDTCSHGQVSLSDGEVEDGAIECWLHGSSFDLRTGKPTSLPATQPVPVYPVSVQGDSVLVDVTTTVAANA
- the sufD gene encoding Fe-S cluster assembly protein SufD produces the protein MTATTDTTKGTTDDQMKTDHSRATTDAAHTHGGGTVPESSRADRATSFELADFAVPTGREEDWRFSPVDRLQGFFAGALDGASPDVTVEAADGVLVERVGREDSRLGQVGAPGDRAAAAAWTSFTEALVVTVPRGHAAGAPTMVTVSGTGAQGVAAQHVLVRAEESSEAIVVLDHRGSASLAQTVEIDVEANARLTLVSVQDWEDGALHLSSHRSRLGQDANLKHIVVTLGGDVVRVTPDASLGAPGGNVEMLGLYFTDAGQHQEHRLFVDHVAPNCVSRVTYKGALQGQDAHSVWIGDVLIRAAAEGTDTYELNRNLVLTEGARADSVPNLEIETGEIEGAGHASATGRFDDEQLFYLRSRGVPEAEARRLVVRGFFAELIAQIGVPVVSERLMKAIEAELDRTMEHATA